A region of the Hyperolius riggenbachi isolate aHypRig1 chromosome 9, aHypRig1.pri, whole genome shotgun sequence genome:
tgggtgattgatgggtgattgatgggtgattgacgggtgattgacaggttatcagggaagatagatgcatacagtacacaggggggggggggtctggggggggggtctggggagaatctgaggggtggggggggggtgatcaggagggggcagggggcagggggggatataaaaaaaaaatagcgttgacagatagtgacagggagtgattgatgggttattaggggggtgattgggtgcaaacaggggtctggggggtgggcagggggggggggggtctgaggggtgctgtgggcaatcagtgggcggggggggggcagatcagtgtgtttgggtgcagactagggtggctgcagcctgccctggtggtccctcggacactgggaccaccagggcaggaggcagcctgtataatacactttgtatacattacaaagtgtattatacactttgtatgcggcgatcgcggggttaacatcccgccggcgcttccgtatggccggcgggatgttacggcgggtgggcggagccagttgccgggggaagcgcgcgtcatcaatgacgcgatcgctcccctggcatgcctaaaggacgcgccgcctgaaggcgtattgcggtcctttaggcatccactttgccgccgcccatgggctgtgggcggtcggcaagtggttaatcaccaGGCCAGAAAAAAGGCTatataaaggagggggggggggaactagatCACTAGGAAAAGATATACAATGTAGGAGGAGAGACCATTAGACCTCCAGGGAAGACTATATATGGGGAACTTGGTGGAATTACTTGGGAAGGCTATAGGCTATATAAGGGGGACGACTAAATCACCAGGGCAACCTATAAGAACAGGTGGGACCACATTAGACCACTAGGAAAAGCTATAAGGGGTAGGACTACCAGTGAGACCCCTTTGctgtggtgtgtttgtgtgtggggggaggagtTTACACTCACCCTGAGAGCTGTTCAGCTCAGCTAAGAAACTGCCCTGGAAGGAGGGGCTTTAGTGAACAGGTAAAGGGGAGTCCAAAGTACAACTTTTATCAACTTACTGAGGGTATTGGATACATCAATTAGCCTATGGAATgtggttttctttttctttagccTGACCTGGTCCATTTCAAACTCCAGCTTTGGGTAAATCGATCTACTCGgggctttaaaaaaacaaaaagtatcaTATACGTAgacttaaaataaaacaaaaacacacaggcaaaTGCTATACAAATAGGTGAACAGCTATCGATAAGATCTAGTTACTATAAAAACGTTACTGAGGGTTCGCCCTACCATAGATGGAGAAAACACTGTATGATTCAATCGTTCTTTTCCGTATGGAATTTGTGTATAATCTTCTTTGTTGTTTCATTATAGATactcagaaaatacacaaacgTCATTTGTTtatgaaaactgaaaaaatggtgGAGAACACTCCTCCAGGAACAAATCTGAAACAAAAAAGTTTTAATATTTCTGAGCGATACGTAGACGTGGTTGTTACTTCAGGACAAGATTTCAAGAGACATTCCAAGGAGGAGTTTATAAGAACTGGTGGAAAGCATGAATATTACATGCAGGGGGCACAAGTTGGCTTGGAACGTATTGCTTTGAACAAGCTCTTCCGCTGGTGCCACTGGAATGGATCTGTACCACACGCAGTAATGGTGAGCGGAGTGCCGGGAATAGGGAAGTCCACACTGCTACAGAACTTTGTctttcattgggtgactggaaaaCTCTACCAGAGATTTGCTTTTGTCTTCTTCTTCAAATTTCGGCAACTTAATGAATATAGAGACGTCAGCTTGGAGGAGATGATTCTTCTCGAGTATCCATATCTGGAGCATCAACTTGATAACCTCTTACAAGATCCAGAAAAACTTCTGTTTGTATTCGATGGCTTGGATGAAAGTAGGTTCTTTATAGATTTCCGGTCCAGTGAACAGTGCAGAGACACCAAATGGAAAACACAGCTACCTGTTCTTGTTACTAGCTTACTGAAGCAATCACTCCTCAAAGGATCTCATGTGCTGATGACCTCTCGTCCTACTAAGATAGAATCAACAGATATTAGTGTTTTCCAAAGAATCACTGAgatcaagggattttcttccaAAGAGAAACAAATGTACTTTGATCGTTTTTTTGAAAACAAGGAGATTTCAAGTAGAGCTTTTATGCATGTGCAGGAGAATGATAACTTGTACACTTTCTGTTATATCCCAGCTTACTGCTGGATCCTCTGTACAGTGTTATCAATGCACTTCAGAGCCCAACCAAAGACTGGCCAAGTGATGTCATCACCACTGCCCACAACAGTAACACAACTCTTTGTGGCTTACGTTGCAAACATTCTTGCCAATCACAGTCAGGATACCAGTGATGCTCGGCATCTTTTGAGGTCTATTGGGCAGGTGGCACAGCACGGTATAACAAATCATATCCTCCTTTTTGACCAAAGAGATTTAGTTTCATTTAAGGTCGATATTTCTTCATTACTCTTTTCAAACTTTATCATTGAATCTCGAGATCATTCTAAAGTGACTTTTTCTTTCTTACATCAGATTTTTCAAGAGTTCTTTGCTGCCTTGGCCTACTATATTGAGGACTCTCCAGAAAGATTAAAAACTATTTTTGAAAGCTGCAGTAAATTTCAGGATGGTCATAACCAGATGATTTTACATTTCCTTTGTGGTCTCTCAGACTCTTCTACATGGTCTCTTTTGAATAAATATTTAGGAAGGTCAAGTCATCAAGTTTCCAAAGAGGTCATCAGTTGGCTCCAAACAATGGTTCCAGTAATAAAAAAGAAACTAGAAGATTCCGAGGACAAAAAAGAATGCGTGCAAGTTCTTGCCTATATCTTTGAAACACGGAATAAGAATCTGGTGTATCACTGTTTAGGGTCAGGCAACACATTTGACTTTTCAGAGTTGTATCTAACCCCTTTGGACTGCACAGTGCTGGCTTTTACTCTTGGCTCCTGCAAAGACACAGAACGTCTTGACTTAGATTCCTGCTACATTCACACTGAGGGCTTAAATAGATTGGCACCCTTTCTACACACCATCAAGGATCTCAGGTGGGTAAAAGTTCAGATTGCTTTTAAACTGTTCTATTCAAAGTAGTGTGGTTTACATTTTACAGCCATACAAAAAAAAGAACCTGCATTTTAAATGGGACTAGAATCATGTTGTACAATGTAATCATTACCAATGTTAAATTAGTTGTTACATTTAAATTTAGTTAAATTTGAGTTTGTTTttgccaaaaggaaaaaaaaaatactgtacttTAAAAAGTATGCCTGTAGTGGTAGAAATCATGCACATAATAtttctctgcttcctcctccctccctcctctattgTCCAAATACTGAGGGTGCAAGTGGGGATTTGAGGCTGGGAAGCACTGTACATCTGAGATGAACGCTAGCTGGCCTGAAGAGTGTTAGGAATTGTCCCCAGCTATTgacagaagtttttatttttactatggcCTTCCATGGGGGGGGCGTCTGTTATGAGGTGTATGTCTGTCCAAGAGGAGCTGTGATGGGGTTCAAGTCAGTTTCCGGGGTCTGTTACGGTGATCTGGTCTCACTGGTACATACTGCTTCAATTTGTTATTTCGCCAAAATGTCTCATTTTGTTATTTTTGAGATTTTGAGGACATGCTACGGGGGATATGTTTTAAGAAACAAACTGTACATGCTGACCTATTGGTGTGTCGTTATGTCAGTTTCCATATTATTTGAACTACCTGTTAGTGGAAAGCAAACTCCTCTTGGGGCGTCTATTTGTACCGCGAGGTTGGCCTCATCAGTAGACAATAATTTAATGATGATATTTCTCTataaaatgaacacaattattCCTGTATGTAGAATGTTTGCTAGCACTCATCTAATCTTTCCAATCtgtaagaaaacgcggaagagccgccgccatgagccagcggcaggcggctctttccgcgcacagagacgccacacacggagaggcagccgcctcctctcagcatgaggcggctgtctccgtgcagcgcggagaaaccgccgcgttggacgcggcggttaatgCCCatatccccgctgcggagacaccgcagagcggggctgctgtggctgggactcatagtccccctaggttcagagtgacgcgtgcgcgcgcactcaggcagaagATTTATGGTAGCCaggaaggagtcagctgaccaggctggtcagctgactctggctccactcaggattggtccagcacttagggaggtgctaggGGTTCAtccatgtatatatactgctggctgttcacttgctctttgtctggcgttgcgatcacatatgtgggagcacccagatccgtagtcagatccgttagtgtgccgggaccagctggagctgtaatcctacactaagctagattctgttgatagctaaagtactagtttgattgtgattatctgatatgacctcttgcctgtttgactatcctcctgaatcctgatcttgtacctcgatatttctgatacctgttgctgaaccccggctcgtccttagactctgtttctgcctcctgatcttgtacctcgatatttctgatacctgttgccgaaccctgcctgtacctagactccgcctctgcctactatatctgtactttatctgtccgtgtgttacgacctggcttgtccgacctcgagaaccgacctcactattggaggcggtttccCGTCCGGTTAGTGAcatttcctcctgagtgtcactctcagacgaCCCTTCCTtcagtcagtctgactcctcccgtcttggagagctcaggtctgcggaaggaatctgtgcagtactccttgctgcactgaggcctagtcctcctagtgttactgttacaccaaacactacactctacttaggtgaacagaggttagctagtatatcggattatcggtgatactgcagatcacgtataatctggtatacatctgtatttcctgtgatactgcagatcaccggtaatcagatcctctctgagcttcaccgatcgttacagaacgccagaccgaaACTATATGGACGGACACTCCGACCGTCTGGGAGCAATGGCTTCCTCAATGGACGAGatcaatcgagtgctgggtggGCAGCAGACATTGATTGATTCATTGTCCGGGTCATTACAAGCCCTCCAGACGGCTATAGATGAGGTCCGATCCCCTCCTAGGTCTGATATACGAATGccagtacctgagaaattttccttccacagatctgacttccgtaattttaggagtagagtgttgtcatattttgagttgaggccccaATCCTCAGGCAcggtggcccaaagggtcacgttTCTTAAGACCCTTTTGACAGGCAACTCTCAGACCTGGGCCTACAGCTTACCTGAGGGTGATCCAGCCTTAACCTCCGTAgatgaattctttaaagctatggcggtaATCTACGATGACCCAGATATTGCCTCTACCTCTGAGCAACAGATCAAGTTGTTACgccaaggcaagggtccagtcgaggattacgcctctgaatttaggaggtggtcagtgacAACCAGGTGGGACAACTTCGCCTTGTTGGACCGTTTCCTATCTggtttgtcggatgaggtctccagCCTCATGTTGAGTCAGCCAGAACCCACGACACTTGATGGCGCCATCTCGGCGGCCATTAGGATTGATCGCAGATTGCGTTATCAGCGACAGAACCGGGGTAAAGACCAGGTTAAACTGGTCTCTTACGCAACCCCTCCAGAGACTCCTCCTACGCCTGCTGTACCTCCACCTGAACCCATGCAGATAGGACGGTCAAAGCTGTCTCAGGTAGAGCGGAGACGCAGAATGACCGAACAGTTGTGTCTATATTGTGCGGAGCAGGGTCATAGAGTGCGGAATTGCCCCAACAAG
Encoded here:
- the LOC137532013 gene encoding NACHT, LRR and PYD domains-containing protein 3-like isoform X2, which gives rise to MSSIQVQYSLEGCQSVDTQKIHKRHLFMKTEKMVENTPPGTNLKQKSFNISERYVDVVVTSGQDFKRHSKEEFIRTGGKHEYYMQGAQVGLERIALNKLFRWCHWNGSVPHAVMVSGVPGIGKSTLLQNFVFHWVTGKLYQRFAFVFFFKFRQLNEYRDVSLEEMILLEYPYLEHQLDNLLQDPEKLLFVFDGLDESRFFIDFRSSEQCRDTKWKTQLPVLVTSLLKQSLLKGSHVLMTSRPTKIESTDISVFQRITEIKGFSSKEKQMYFDRFFENKEISSRAFMHVQENDNLYTFCYIPAYCWILCTVLSMHFRAQPKTGQVMSSPLPTTVTQLFVAYVANILANHSQDTSDARHLLRSIGQVAQHGITNHILLFDQRDLVSFKVDISSLLFSNFIIESRDHSKVTFSFLHQIFQEFFAALAYYIEDSPERLKTIFESCSKFQDGHNQMILHFLCGLSDSSTWSLLNKYLGRSSHQVSKEVISWLQTMVPVIKKKLEDSEDKKECVQVLAYIFETRNKNLVYHCLGSGNTFDFSELYLTPLDCTVLAFTLGSCKDTERLDLDSCYIHTEGLNRLAPFLHTIKDLRLSKNDLKDDDVGVIATNLTHSSCKIQKLILWNNGLTHTSCTTLACAISSCPSLRYLDVSKNHLAGPGLKDLVTAVSAPSCQIEHLLLQQVKLTDEYAEVLLPLSENPNLKKLDLSLNFFTDRSAGIIRELLKKSPHMEEIIINTNDFSEEVEQTLGGLKIVK
- the LOC137532013 gene encoding NACHT, LRR and PYD domains-containing protein 3-like isoform X1, coding for MAESSSEAVTEDGQTFHQKLSRYQDSELRLITDYFADDLKNIIESLGIEKILDYLRSRITTLQQDSVALKRQCNEAAGIIMKDIFHMGREAVIQFWETLYVLQTEEKCPNLQSVLDQISQEGFHLVEQILLDTCGHDLPPDLRDTQKIHKRHLFMKTEKMVENTPPGTNLKQKSFNISERYVDVVVTSGQDFKRHSKEEFIRTGGKHEYYMQGAQVGLERIALNKLFRWCHWNGSVPHAVMVSGVPGIGKSTLLQNFVFHWVTGKLYQRFAFVFFFKFRQLNEYRDVSLEEMILLEYPYLEHQLDNLLQDPEKLLFVFDGLDESRFFIDFRSSEQCRDTKWKTQLPVLVTSLLKQSLLKGSHVLMTSRPTKIESTDISVFQRITEIKGFSSKEKQMYFDRFFENKEISSRAFMHVQENDNLYTFCYIPAYCWILCTVLSMHFRAQPKTGQVMSSPLPTTVTQLFVAYVANILANHSQDTSDARHLLRSIGQVAQHGITNHILLFDQRDLVSFKVDISSLLFSNFIIESRDHSKVTFSFLHQIFQEFFAALAYYIEDSPERLKTIFESCSKFQDGHNQMILHFLCGLSDSSTWSLLNKYLGRSSHQVSKEVISWLQTMVPVIKKKLEDSEDKKECVQVLAYIFETRNKNLVYHCLGSGNTFDFSELYLTPLDCTVLAFTLGSCKDTERLDLDSCYIHTEGLNRLAPFLHTIKDLRLSKNDLKDDDVGVIATNLTHSSCKIQKLILWNNGLTHTSCTTLACAISSCPSLRYLDVSKNHLAGPGLKDLVTAVSAPSCQIEHLLLQQVKLTDEYAEVLLPLSENPNLKKLDLSLNFFTDRSAGIIRELLKKSPHMEEIIINTNDFSEEVEQTLGGLKIVK